From the genome of Streptomyces ficellus:
AACGCTATGAGGGGGGAGTCGTCGAATCCGACGACGGAGACGTCCCGGGGGACGTGCAGGCCCCGCTGCCGGGCGGCGCGGATGGCACCCAGGGCCATCATGTCGCTGGCGCAGACGACGGCGGTGCAGCCCCGCTCGATCAGGGCGGTCGCGGCGGCCTGGCCGCCCTCCAGGGTGTAGAGCGAGTGCTGGACCAGCTCCTCGCACTGCTCCGGCGTCAGTCCGAGCCGCGCCTGCATGCCGAGCAGGAAGCCCTCGATCTTTCGCAGCACGGGCACGAACCGCTTCGGGCCCACCGCGAGACCGATCCGGGTGTGCCCGAGGGAGGCGAGGTGGGTGACGGCGAGCTGCATCGCGGCGCGGTCGTCGGGCGAGACGAACGGTGCCTGCACCTTCGGGGAGAAGCCGTTGAGGAGGACGTACGGGACGCCCTGGCCGCGCAGCTGGTCGTAGCGCGTCATGTCGGCGGTGGTGTCGGCGTGCAGGCCCGAGACGAAGATGATGCCGGAAACGCCCCGCTCGACCAGCATTTCGGTGAGTTCGTCCTCGGTGGAGCCGCCCGGGGTCTGGGTGGCGAGGACGGGCGTGTAGCCCTGGCGGGTCAGGGCCTGGCCGATGACCTGGGCCAGGGCCGGGAAGATCGGGTTGTCCAGTTCGGGGGTTATGAGCCCGACCAGTCCGGCGCTGCGCTGGCGCAGTCGTACGGGGCGCTCGTAGCCGAGGACGTCGAGGGCGGCCAGCACGGACTGGCGGGTGGCCGCGGCCACACCGGGCTTGCCGTTGAGCACGCGGCTGACTGTGGCTTCGCTGACCCCCGCCTGGGCTGCGATGTCGGCTAGCCGCGCGGTCATGGGATGCGACTGTACCGGCCGCACGT
Proteins encoded in this window:
- a CDS encoding LacI family DNA-binding transcriptional regulator, giving the protein MTARLADIAAQAGVSEATVSRVLNGKPGVAAATRQSVLAALDVLGYERPVRLRQRSAGLVGLITPELDNPIFPALAQVIGQALTRQGYTPVLATQTPGGSTEDELTEMLVERGVSGIIFVSGLHADTTADMTRYDQLRGQGVPYVLLNGFSPKVQAPFVSPDDRAAMQLAVTHLASLGHTRIGLAVGPKRFVPVLRKIEGFLLGMQARLGLTPEQCEELVQHSLYTLEGGQAAATALIERGCTAVVCASDMMALGAIRAARQRGLHVPRDVSVVGFDDSPLIAFTDPPLTTIRQPVQAMGQAAVRALLEEVGGTPAPHSEFVFMPELVVRGSTASGPQGQRSPERPSSPRRTDGAEDQTDG